From Temnothorax longispinosus isolate EJ_2023e chromosome 3, Tlon_JGU_v1, whole genome shotgun sequence, one genomic window encodes:
- the LOC139810741 gene encoding uncharacterized protein, translating into MMGEVIRVSGRAPDVGDILKEAMLSQRFADVALCCPGGQRFLAHRLVLSAASSYLQEVLLAHSKVTAHCEPITVILAEVEAPELAALLGFVYTGSATVPRMRLDAFLRAAEALRIRLPPVPVMTTCGEQATDCKLEDVKDVKVSPKYLQCDQYPWYRSRRLSYEDPFDRKESYIRIFHTDDVNRNVFRNIGALHEVNNPGPSFGSGCPSAWSVGSFLHQDRATGDAPSDKNHGSMILADKNPTRGPSNDASFSLYQRGTCLPGGPSSEGYAGPDTLEKIRMGYERLHMSSSTEKVMMNEDVLVGGSGGESCETTRDKCPYQSTVPLSSLQCATATATATATATATVGQTRSYEMHDYGSQTSTGEDLSCGESCCRWRTARRHVANRVTASPWRQIVRPHHSPRTPRPIPVPHRHIDDEIHKKSLVAEPIRSTVISMSPKNIVHSPKSAPQSDGLCPTTFQVPTSCETSFNNDSRLSHEIRSDPETKVQEIYRSPIPFAPSDQIATPANEARSNEQPLFQNVGNASTHPLSSSNDSVIASAGKSGGYPTQVVPQTPTKPELSHPISRLCDTIEADERKETPKTEVASAEKSGEERIARIFVNSDNNNNDETIVSTEAAQRGRSTDDHKCAQCGKTFVTRASLKVHSRTHSGEKPFRCADCGKQFSQLRNYKYHRSVHEGTREFAATCPECGKYFNDRGYLSSHMKIHRNRKEYGCAECGKSFNQRVAYNMHVRIHTGVKPHQCDQCGKAFSRKMLLKQHLRTHSGERPYQCQVCQKAFADRSNMTLHTRLHSGLKPYQCTLCSKAFTKKHHLKTHLNYHTGTKPYSCTNCGGRFSQSSNMRTHFKKCIVNNTAGMTAKSGDEAGPDRADAESGMAPQVVLTPPNSDQESSILTPISKNAVAIESNT; encoded by the exons ATGATGGGAGAAGTGATCCGCGTTTCTGGGAGGGCACCGGACGTCGGTGACATTCTGAAGGAGGCCATGTTGTCGCAGAGGTTCGCCGATGTGGCCCTGTGTTGTCCAGGAGGTCAGAGGTTCCTCGCTCATCGTCTGGTTCTGTCAGCGGCCAGCTCCTATCTTCAA GAAGTGTTGCTGGCGCACAGCAAAGTCACCGCTCACTGCGAGCCGATCACAGTGATCCTCGCCGAGGTGGAGGCGCCGGAACTCGCGGCTCTTCTCGGGTTCGTCTACACCGGAAGCGCTACAGTACCGCGGATGCGACTGGACGCGTTTCTGCGCGCTGCCGAAGCCCTGCGCATCCGGCTTCCACCGGTGCCGGTGATGACGACCTGCGGCGAGCAGGCAACGGACTGCAAGCTGGAGGACGTTAAGGACGTTAAAGTTAGCCCCAAGTACCTGCAATGCGATCAGTATCCTTGGTACCGATCGAGAAGACTGTCCTACGAAGACCCGTTCGACAGAAAGGAGTCCTACATCAGAATATTCCATACGGACGACGTCAATAGAAATGTGTTCAGAAACATCGGAGCGCTTCACGAAGTCAACAATCCTGGCCCGTCGTTTGGTTCCGGTTGTCCGAGCGCGTGGTCAGTCGGCAGTTTCTTGCATCAGGATAGAGCAACGGGTGATGCTCCCTCCGACAAGAATCACGGCTCGATGATACTTGCTGACAAAAATCCGACACGAGGTCCTAGTAACGACGCGTCCTTCAGTCTATATCAGCGAGGCACGTGTCTCCCCGGAGGACCGTCTTCGGAAGGATACGCTGGTCCGGATACCTTGGAGAAGATTAGGATGGGATACGAGAGGTTGCACATGAGTAGCTCAACGGAGAAGGTGATGATGAACGAGGACGTTCTCGTGGGAGGATCGGGGGGAGAGTCTTGCGAAACGACGCGGGACAAGTGTCCTTACCAGAGCACGGTGCCGTTGTCGTCCTTGCAGtgcgccaccgccaccgccaccgccaccgccaccgccaccgccaccgtcGGCCAGACGAGGTCGTACGAGATGCACGATTACGGCTCGCAGACCTCGACAGGCGAGGATCTCAGCTGCGGCGAAAGTTGTTGTAGGTGGAGAACCGCTCGCAGGCACGTGGCGAATCGTGTCACCGCGTCGCCGTGGCGCCAGATTGTTAGGCCCCATCATTCACCGAGGACCCCGCGGCCCATCCCCGTGCCACACCGTCACATCGATGAC GAAATCCATAAGAAGTCTCTGGTTGCCGAACCAATTCGATCCACGGTAATATCAATGAGCCCGAAGAATATCGTTCATTCTCCGAAAAGTGCCCCGCAAAGTGACGGGCTTTGCCCTACGACTTTCCAAGTTCCTACCAGTTGCGAGACGAGTTTTAACAATGACTCAAGATTATCGCACGAGATACGTAGTGATCCGGAAACGAAAGTCCAAGAGATCTATCGATCGCCGATTCCATTCGCACCCTCCGATCAGATCGCGACGCCTGCGAACGAGGCGAGAAGCAATGAGCAACCCCTCTTTCAGAATGTCGGCAACGCGTCCACGCACCCGTTATCCTCGAGCAACGACAGCGTTATCGCGAGTGCCGGCAAAAGTGGGGGATATCCGACACAGGTGGTTCCGCAGACGCCAACGAAACCCGAACTGTCGCATCCGATCAGCAGACTCTGCGACACGATCGAGGCTGACGAGAGGAAGGAGACGCCGAAGACGGAAGTGGCGAGCGCGGAAAAGAGTGGAGAAGAGAGGATCGCGAGGATTTTTGTCAACAGTGACAATAACAATAACGACGAGACGATCGTGAGCACGGAGGCGGCGCAGCGCGGACGATCGACGGACGACCACAAGTGCGCGCAGTGCGGAAAGACTTTCGTCACGAGAGCGTCGCTCAAG GTGCACAGCCGAACGCACTCCGGTGAAAAGCCGTTCCGCTGCGCCGACTGCGGCAAACAGTTTTCGCAGCTGCGCAATTACAAGTACCATCGCAGCGTGCATGAGGGCACGCGGGAGTTCGCCGCCACTTGTCCGGAATGCGGCAAGTACTTCAACGATCGCGGCTACCTGAGCTCGCACATGAAGATCCATCGGAACCGCAAGGAGTACGGCTGTGCGGAATGTGGGAAGAGCTTCAATCAGCGAGTGGCCTACAACATGCACGTGCGCATACACACGGGCGTGAAGCCGCACCAGTGCGATCAGTGCGGAAAGGCGTTCTCGCGGAAGATGCTGCTTAAGCAGCACCTGAGGACTCATTCCGGCGAGCGGCCGTATCAGTGCCAGGTCTGTCAGAAAGCGTTCGCCGACCGCTCCAACATGACCCTACACACTAGACTACATTCCGGACTGAAACCCTACCAATGCACCTTGTGCTCCAAGGCTTTCACCAAGAAGCACCACCTCAAGACTCACCTCAACTACCACACCGGCACCAAGCCATACTCCTGCACTAATTGCGGCGGCAGGTTCTCGCAAAGCAGCAACATGAGGACCCACTTTAAAAAGTGCATCGTCAACAATACTGCCGGAATGACGGCAAAGTCCGGTGATGAAGCCGGTCCTGATCGCGCCGATGCCGAAAGCGGCATGGCGCCGCAGGTGGTCCTGACGCCGCCCAACTCTGATCAGGAGTCCAGTATTCTGACACCGATCTCAAAAAACGCTGTCGCCATAGAGAGCAACACATAG